The nucleotide sequence GTTTGTGTCTCAACACATGTCAAGGAAAGTACAAATATTTAGTTCCATTAAGTATGCTCTTTTGTATTGTTCATTTTAATGTTTGGTTATTTGTTTAGTGACATTATAAATACgttttattgttttctttattatgttctaTGGGTTTTTTATTCCTTTTAAGTTTTTGACTTCTTAAAAGTTAATAGCTTGTAGTGTTTGGATAATGTGTTTTGAGAATGAGTTTTAGTGgattgaaaagaagaaaaggaaaagttagatggttttaactttttcaaataggagatggaaaagaagaaaaggagaagcAAACCGAAACACCATCAATATACAGTATTTTTGTTTGTTACGTTGTGAGCGTAACCCGTCcaacggacgggtattaaactagtttcATTTGTTATTATTAATCACTAAAAGGTTATGGGATCTTTATGGCCCAATCACAAACATCCAGTGTTGTTTATCTCTTTATTTCTTAACACCAGATCTCAAAAGCAATTGGTATTACATGCCTTTCTTAAAGTCATTGTCTTTGTTCTCAAAGGTTTCAAAGTTGGTGCACTCTAAGCCAAAAAAAACATGTTGAATATGATATGGAAAATCTGTAGGTTCTTTCTTTGAGAGTTATTGTCACGAAAAGGTCCATCGATGTCACGTTCCAGTGTTTTTCCTTTGCAAGTGCGCCTTTTTCCGCTATCAATCAAACGACTGGCGTGTTCTTACATATCTTATTATCCATACATACCTCATTGTTGATTTTTCTAGTTTAGTCCAAAATCCAGGAGAGAAAGCCCTAAAAAATGGATCAAGAACAGTACTCGAAACCACTTCTCAAGTCTACTCTTACAATCCCAAAATCGAAACACATATTGGAGTTTGATATACATGATATTTTTGCAGAATTGAAGCTTCAGCTGATGTTAGCTGGACCTTTTATTGTGGTTAGTTTTCTTCAGTATAGTTTTCTACTAACATCGCTCATGTTCATAGGCCATCTTGGAGAGCTCACCCTTTCTGGTGCGTCGTTGGCCACTTCGTTTGCCGGTGTCACCGGTTTCTGCTTCATGGTAACTAAAAAGATCTATAGAGCCATTAGGAAATGCATAGTGCAACTTGCATATCCATTTCTTGGTGGCCTTTAGTGTGATTCTATTCAAGGCTAATTCTATGAAAGGTTAACCAGTTTTACTAAAAAGTTATGTTCTTTTTAGGTAGAAAACACCATCAACGTTTCATAAATGTTGGTTTAATGTAACATAACTTCCAGTAAATTTGATTTAATGTAATCGGTCGATAATTTTGGTCATAAGTTGGTTCTGAATAAGACTGATGTTTGAGTAAAGTTGGTTATTTTTGTTATATAGTTTGCCCTTCTTGGGTCAATTTCTTAAAAGTTAGTTGCTTTTTTGTTCAGATGGGCATTGGGGGTGCACTGGAAACATTATGTGGGCAAGCTTACGGTGCAAAACAGTATCAAATGCTTGGTGTACACATGCAGAGAGCTATGGTAGTACTAATGCTAATGGGCATACCAATTTCTATCATTTGGGCATTCACAGGACAAATGTTTACAATATTTGGACTGGATTTGGATATCTCAAAAGAAGCTGGAAACTATGCGCATTGGCTGATCCCAAGCATCTTTCCATACGGTTTACTTCAGTGCCAGATCAGATTCTTGCAGACTCAAAATAACCTGAAACCATTGATGATAAGCACGGGTTTTGCGAGCTTATTTCATGTTGGGTGTTGTTGGATCTTGGTTTCAAAATTTGGGTTTGGTAGTTCGGGTGCTGCTCTATCAGTTGCCATCTCGTACGGGGTTAATGTGGTTATTTTATGTATGTATATCAAGGTGTCACGTACGTGTGAAAGAACATGGGTCGGGTTTTCTAAAGAGGGTGTTCGTGATCTTGGGGGGTTTCTTGCTTTAGGCATACCTTCGGCTCTCATGGTCTGGTCAGTTTTTTCTATGCTCCTTATCTTAATTTTGCCTTTTAGCTTCTTTGTAGCTAAAATATACCTTCTTTTgatttcattttaaatgtttaaGCCTGGAGCATTGGACTTATGAGTTTTTAGTTTTACTCTCTGGATTTCTTCCAAATCCAAAGCTAGAGACATCGATGATGTCTATCAGGTGCTTTTtcccgattttttttttttttttgtagtagaTGGTTTAGGAACGAGATCGGTACTTCTAGGTGTTTTCTGAAACTTCTTGTATTTTTAAGCAGTTCACTACCCCCTGTAAGCGATCGTAGTAAGTTCACTTGGGTGGCAAGCGTACTCCATGGAGTTTTGTGAAAAAAGTGGTCGAGTTTGGTGAAAAACTCTATGGAGTTCGCTTGCCAGCGAAGCTAACTTGCTAAGTTTGCTTACAGTGGTAGCAAACGGCAAGAAGTTTCAAAAAGCATCTGGAAGTACCATTCTCGTTCCCTAGACAACGGAAGTTTCATGCTAACTTCAAATTTACTTTCCTCAGCCTAAGTACGATTTCATTGGCCTACAGAATTCCCTTTGGCTTTGGGAACACAGTGAGGTACGGTTAAGTGCAGAATCTCTATCCTTTAAAGATAAATGTAGATTAGTATCATAATATTTTGAGAAAATAGACAACATATTATCGATAAGTCACGACACGTGACATGAGTTGTGACCATGACTCGTTTTGACATGTCATCCCACCAGCCCAAACGCCCATGTTTCCACCTATGTGTGACATTTTCCATAATCAACAGCACAAGAGTTTCAAATGAACTTGGGGCAGGAAAACACGAATATGCAAAAATAGCAGTATGGGTGGCCTTATCACTAGTCATCACAGAAGTACTAGTTATTGGCCTGGTTCTAGTGGCAGCCCGTAGAGTTTGGGCAAATTTGTACACGAATGAAGCTGAAGTCGTTAGTTATGTATCATTAGTTATGCCGGTGCTAGCTATATCTAACGTCATGGATGGACTTCAAGGTGTATTATCAGGTAATTAGAGCTCATGCATTTTTTTATCATTTCAATGAGCCAAAATTAACATTTTAACTATTTATGTGGTAATAATAAAGGTGTTGTGAGAGGGTGCGGTTGGCAGAAAATGGGCACGTTGGTAAATCTAGGAGCTTACTACCTTGTCGGTCTTCCTAGTGCCGTCATTTTAACATTTGTTTACAATCTAGGAGGCAAGGTGAGGTTCGGTTTCTTGTTCATTTCTCCTCTTTGGGAAGTTGACCTTGTTAAATTTCTTCACAGGGTTTGTGGATCGGGATCATTTGTGGGAGTGGGGTTCATGCGTTGTCGCTTTTAGTAATCACAACACGAACAAACTGGGTACTAGAAGTAAGACATTGAGTCATTAACTTTGTTTGCTTGTTTAAGTCTACCATCGATTAGCAAGTCATACGTTTTCTAATGTCGTTGCAGGCGAAAAAGGCGATGAATAGGGTGCATTCTAGCACCATTACGCTGACCACTGTGTCATGAACGAACATTGCAGCTTTAAGTGGTAGTTGCTCTATGATTTTGATTATATGTTAAGAACTCTATGGATAAATGAGTATTGTTTGGTCTATGAATTCTAGTGGTTGAGTATGTAAATCGTACCATACAATATCCTTAAGATAAGTTGGAAgtgttggatataatgttcaattgtcgattataattcaatgttgccgtcaaggtacgacccaaagagttacactttgggcaatgaacatttaacggtgttttaatcgttaatcaccggatcacgaaataataagcgtaatAAAAGAAGCCGGTAATTATTTGGAATAATTACGTAGAGCCGGATTTAAAAagatatattataattaatttgttaattataagaaattatatataatatataatatatatgtattgtattatattatatataatgttAATGTTAGTTATGAGATAATTAATAGATGCATATTGTATTTGAATTCAAAGGATATTTTTTTTGGTATTTGAATTCTATTGTGATGCAAACATATCAACAAAAATTGGCTAATGGCTTAACCGACATATACTGACTTTGGAATAAAAAGAAAGGAGTTGTAATTTATCTAATATAGatctcaacaaaaaaaaaaaaaaaaaaaggaattcGCTTTTAATTCTCGGTTCCCTCCTGCGACGTGAACAAGGAGAAAAGTGAAAACTTTTTGGCTCTTTCTTTTTCATCACTAAATCAGAGACGATAACCCGGAGATTCGAGATACCGCTAACGAGTATCATCAGTCTCTTTTGTTTCTTCGATTACGCATAAGGTAAACCTTTTGAACTTTTTCTTTAGTTTAAAGGTTTAgtttgaaatcgtttcaaacgaacaaatatgatttcgtggtcaacgatcatctagcgagatcgttcgttgaaccaaggtgtctttcttggatgtcacgattcttttattttattataacctattttgattgtaaagagatcactggtggaaacggtttagaaccgaacctcgtgtacatgttttccgctgcgttcagtttgtttgacaaattgactAAAAATTATTTTCCAATAGTTACACGAAAtttccaacagtggtatcagagccaccttaCAAATCAAAATAGGTTATTTTATACATGTGTTTGTAGATCTATAAAATAGTTATAGGATTGCATGCTTAAAATCGAGTAGATTTGGCATAGGATCCTGTCACGTATAATAGTTATAGGCAAGTTTTATTAAGGCCAAACATGAACACTTGTCAAAGTTCTCTTTGACAAAATACTTGGCCTTAACCTATTTCATTTAGCTTAATGATCGTACGATGCAAATCCGGGTAAAGACTTATTTTTATAACACACGTACTAAATTAGTTTTTGAAGCTACGCACGTTAAAATTAAAGAAAATAtgaaatattaaaataatgattttaatataatcaaacttTAAGCATTAGACAAAAATGTAACAAACTTTATTGTTAAGAATTTTCGTATAGAATATTTGAAACAaatttatattttctttttattaaagttttttttattgGATTGGATCCAAGATTAAGTGGGAGCACAAAAGGGTTTGTGCTACACTTAATGGGCTCGGTTCACGTTCTTGGGCTCGAATGAACCGAACATATTATGAACCCGGAattgcatatttatttatttattttgcgtTTTGCCATGAGATGTTTATTACGCCATAAAATTAATAACTAATACACGATCATTAAAACGacaattttaataaaaggtttattaagtattggataggtaattaaaataaacagtttattttaaaatacaaaTATCAAAATTggtttttcaaaaattaaaagttaatttgaaaaccgTTATTAATAAacgttattaattaaaataaatttgcgACACGACCAACTTAGATTAAATAGGGTATTTAAAATTAATCGGTCGAGTGATTGAAAGGTGTTAAAGTCGTCACAAATTGAAACGTAAAATTGATTTTTACAAAGGAAATGTATAGCCTATGTTCATGCCATAGGCCGTACAAGTATTTTAAAACGACCCGAACtggtaattttaaaatataacccaAATAAAAACGATATTCTACGCCACCCTAAATTAAGAACACCCGAACTGATCTATCCGAACCCCTGGTgctagtgtttaccctgcatccAGGCCTACGGTTTTGGTTAGGGGTAGTTCCGCGATTTCCATGCTTACATGGGCCGGGCTACGGTTCTTATTTGAGGACAAATATCACTTTTGCGACACGAGAGCGAAtgttagtgtttaccctgcattcgtcttctacggttgtgaaagtgggtgtagttggggttaacgtaccaatgcttgacaacactcgtcatgcgaccccaaaccgagaattgtgtagttgacacaattggtgatcgtcacctacccttcaatctatgccagtgaagagtgctaagtccattcattgagttatggggagatgggatctcatcctaattcctaaaattttgtatatcttgggtcaaaattgaattaggttaatgcatgaaaattactaataaaattttcttctaaattctacagatgtctacaaacaattctgataacaccaaattctcgcttaagtccatccttgaaaatgctaaacttgataattctaacttcatggattggtaccgcaacctgaaaattgttctcagggcggagaaaaaggcttatgtccttgaaggaccaattcccgaagcacctgctgctaatacgggtgcagcccgtaggacatgggaaaaacatgttgatgattcccaagatgtgacatgtcttatgcttgctatgatgattccagaacttcagaagaatctggaaaacttgggagcatatgagatgagtgagcagctgaaaaacatgtttcagcagcaagctcgtcatgagcgttttgaggtgatgagatctctcattacatgtcgcatgcaggaaggtacttcggtcagtgctcatgtactgaaaatgaagtctttcgttgatcaactggagcgtctgaacgcaccccttagtaatgagttagctacggatgtgatccttaactcgctacccaattcatatcatcagttcgtaatgaactataacatgaatgggTGGGAAAGAACGATCCCAGAGTTGCATCAGATGCTAAAAACTGCTGAGACAAACATCCCAACTAAGGGCAATCCAGTGCTGGCGATCAGGGAAGGAAGAATTACCAAGAAGAAGCAATCCAAGGGAAAAGGCAAGGCGAGTAAGCAAGACAAGGGCAAAGGCAAAAAGGTTGCCACTCCGAAGGCAAAGCCTCATAAAGATGCCAAGTG is from Helianthus annuus cultivar XRQ/B chromosome 9, HanXRQr2.0-SUNRISE, whole genome shotgun sequence and encodes:
- the LOC110881922 gene encoding protein DETOXIFICATION 16, with translation MDQEQYSKPLLKSTLTIPKSKHILEFDIHDIFAELKLQLMLAGPFIVVSFLQYSFLLTSLMFIGHLGELTLSGASLATSFAGVTGFCFMMGIGGALETLCGQAYGAKQYQMLGVHMQRAMVVLMLMGIPISIIWAFTGQMFTIFGLDLDISKEAGNYAHWLIPSIFPYGLLQCQIRFLQTQNNLKPLMISTGFASLFHVGCCWILVSKFGFGSSGAALSVAISYGVNVVILCMYIKVSRTCERTWVGFSKEGVRDLGGFLALGIPSALMVCLEHWTYEFLVLLSGFLPNPKLETSMMSISLSTISLAYRIPFGFGNTVSTRVSNELGAGKHEYAKIAVWVALSLVITEVLVIGLVLVAARRVWANLYTNEAEVVSYVSLVMPVLAISNVMDGLQGVLSGVVRGCGWQKMGTLVNLGAYYLVGLPSAVILTFVYNLGGKGLWIGIICGSGVHALSLLVITTRTNWVLEAKKAMNRVHSSTITLTTVS